Proteins from a single region of Fodinibius sp. Rm-B-1B1-1:
- the icd gene encoding NADP-dependent isocitrate dehydrogenase, producing the protein MSYEKITAPENGTKIKVESDGSLVVGDNPIIPFIQGDGIGIDITPTMRKVLDSAVEKAYNGQKKIEWFEVYAGEKAVDFYGEGEWLPQDTLNAIEDYKVAIKGPLTTPVGGGIRSLNVAIRQEKDLFACVRPVKYYNGTPSPVKHPEKTDMVIFRENTEDIYAGIEYQTGTPENKKLKDFLINDMGVDQIRFPDTTSLGIKPISEEGTKRLVRSAIDYAIEEGRDSVTLVHKGNIMKFTEGSFKDWGYEVAREEYDAEVIGEGPWCKLPNGIVVKDAIADAFLQQILTRPAEYDVIATMNLNGDYVSDALAACVGGIGIAPGANINYNTGLAVFEATHGTAPKYTGQDKVNPGSLILSGVIMLNYLGWGEAADLIEKGLEAAISSKRVTYDFERLMDDATLLKCSEFGDEIIENM; encoded by the coding sequence ATGAGTTACGAGAAAATCACAGCTCCCGAGAACGGTACAAAAATTAAAGTGGAATCCGACGGATCACTTGTAGTCGGAGATAATCCTATTATTCCCTTTATACAGGGTGATGGAATTGGTATTGACATTACCCCAACCATGCGCAAAGTGTTAGATAGTGCCGTGGAAAAAGCCTACAACGGTCAAAAGAAAATTGAATGGTTCGAAGTTTATGCCGGTGAAAAGGCAGTTGATTTCTATGGCGAAGGTGAATGGTTGCCTCAAGATACGCTTAATGCCATTGAAGATTATAAGGTAGCTATTAAAGGACCCTTAACCACTCCTGTTGGCGGAGGTATCCGATCGTTAAACGTTGCTATTCGTCAAGAAAAGGATCTTTTCGCTTGTGTACGTCCTGTTAAGTATTACAATGGTACGCCAAGTCCCGTAAAGCATCCCGAAAAAACAGATATGGTGATCTTCCGTGAAAATACTGAAGATATTTATGCAGGGATTGAATATCAGACGGGCACACCCGAAAACAAGAAGTTAAAGGACTTTTTAATAAATGATATGGGGGTTGACCAAATTCGATTCCCCGATACCACTTCGCTGGGAATCAAACCTATTTCTGAGGAAGGAACGAAGCGATTAGTTCGTTCTGCTATTGATTATGCTATCGAAGAAGGACGTGACAGCGTGACGCTCGTTCATAAAGGAAATATCATGAAATTTACCGAAGGTAGCTTCAAAGATTGGGGATATGAAGTAGCCCGTGAAGAATACGATGCTGAAGTGATTGGTGAAGGTCCGTGGTGTAAGTTGCCTAATGGAATTGTTGTTAAGGATGCCATTGCGGATGCCTTCTTGCAACAGATTTTAACACGTCCGGCAGAATACGACGTGATTGCAACGATGAACCTCAACGGTGATTACGTCTCTGACGCCCTTGCTGCCTGTGTAGGTGGTATTGGTATCGCTCCCGGTGCCAACATTAATTACAACACCGGATTAGCGGTATTTGAAGCAACACACGGCACCGCACCAAAGTATACCGGGCAAGATAAGGTAAATCCGGGATCACTCATTCTTTCAGGGGTTATTATGCTTAATTACCTGGGATGGGGCGAAGCTGCTGACCTTATTGAAAAAGGACTTGAAGCGGCAATATCAAGTAAGCGTGTAACTTATGACTTTGAACGACTTATGGATGATGCTACACTCCTGAAGTGTTCAGAGTTTGGTGATGAGATTATTGAAAATATGTAG
- the mutL gene encoding DNA mismatch repair endonuclease MutL: MSQQTESEQSIIRQLPPEISNKIAAGEVIQRPSSVVKELLDNAIDAGADQLKIVIQNAGRTLIQVIDNGCGMGKEDIRLCFEQHATSKIQDVNDLFRVRTLGFRGEAMASIASVAQVTLKTKRPGDEMGYKYEIWGSEEKSMEPAAVENGTSVEVRNLFFNVRARRQFLKTDATEFRHILKTVQQAALANPDLGFTLIADTDTIYDLPKEQSIKDRITEMFGKSYKASLIHFREETSYLTVHGVLADPKLTKRSRGEQFLFVNGRPIQHRYLTHVILNIYDAWTGDKDYPFYAIFLDIDPKQVDVNVHPAKEEVKFEDERSVIKLTKSVVKKALHEEFMVPDVSEGEDRDRSFSSSKGFSSDFNFGGAKNTQQNKGKKKPVKFPSRINFDRSKPQKGDQNNFSQQLYDFEESSKDRQSKSDQDDRPKRMRDRGFWQLHDRYILTQTRSGLCMIDQHAAHKRIIFEKALSATEAAIPSTQQLLFAQTLEFSASEFSLLEELHPIIQRMGFNIQLMSGNTAMISGVPADIDVGDEQSVLKSMLQQYRELDGKFEFDERRKLAIAFASKTAIPKGKKLTDMEMENLLDQLFACDEPYKDPLGKPALEYIPLEDIEARFR, encoded by the coding sequence TTGAGTCAGCAAACGGAATCTGAACAGTCTATAATACGGCAACTTCCTCCCGAAATCTCCAATAAAATTGCCGCTGGTGAAGTTATTCAACGTCCCAGCTCTGTGGTTAAAGAGTTGTTGGATAACGCTATTGATGCTGGTGCAGACCAGTTAAAGATCGTCATCCAGAATGCGGGACGTACACTCATACAAGTTATTGATAACGGCTGTGGTATGGGAAAGGAGGATATTCGTCTTTGTTTTGAGCAGCATGCCACGTCCAAAATTCAGGATGTAAATGATCTTTTCAGAGTAAGAACACTGGGGTTTCGCGGGGAGGCGATGGCGTCCATTGCTTCGGTGGCCCAGGTTACCCTCAAGACCAAACGCCCCGGCGATGAGATGGGCTATAAATATGAAATTTGGGGTAGCGAAGAAAAATCAATGGAGCCTGCAGCTGTAGAAAATGGGACGTCGGTTGAGGTTCGAAATCTTTTTTTTAATGTCCGTGCCCGGCGACAGTTTTTAAAGACGGATGCTACCGAGTTTCGTCATATCCTCAAAACGGTTCAGCAAGCTGCCCTGGCCAATCCCGATTTAGGATTTACCCTGATTGCCGATACCGATACTATCTACGATCTGCCGAAAGAGCAGAGTATTAAAGATCGTATTACCGAAATGTTTGGCAAGAGCTACAAGGCCAGCCTCATTCACTTTCGGGAGGAGACCAGTTATTTGACTGTTCATGGGGTGCTGGCCGATCCCAAGCTTACCAAACGCAGTCGCGGGGAGCAGTTTTTGTTTGTCAACGGCCGACCTATTCAGCACCGCTACTTAACGCATGTCATCCTCAATATTTATGATGCATGGACAGGAGATAAAGATTATCCCTTTTATGCTATTTTCTTGGATATTGATCCTAAACAGGTGGATGTAAATGTTCATCCTGCCAAGGAGGAAGTTAAATTTGAGGATGAACGCAGTGTGATCAAACTGACGAAATCGGTGGTCAAAAAGGCACTGCACGAAGAATTTATGGTGCCTGATGTGTCGGAGGGAGAAGATCGTGATCGCAGCTTTTCATCTTCAAAAGGTTTTTCTTCTGATTTTAATTTTGGTGGGGCAAAGAATACCCAGCAGAATAAAGGCAAAAAGAAACCGGTAAAATTTCCATCTCGTATTAACTTTGATCGCTCCAAGCCGCAGAAAGGAGATCAAAATAATTTTTCGCAGCAACTCTATGATTTTGAAGAATCATCAAAAGACAGGCAGTCAAAAAGTGATCAAGATGATCGACCCAAACGGATGCGGGACAGGGGGTTTTGGCAGCTTCATGATCGCTATATTTTAACGCAGACGCGCTCGGGATTGTGTATGATAGATCAGCATGCGGCCCACAAACGTATTATTTTTGAGAAAGCATTGAGTGCAACAGAGGCTGCTATTCCCAGTACACAGCAACTGCTTTTTGCTCAAACTCTGGAGTTTTCAGCATCAGAATTTTCGCTTTTAGAAGAGCTGCATCCTATTATTCAGCGTATGGGTTTTAACATTCAGCTGATGAGCGGTAACACAGCAATGATTAGCGGTGTGCCAGCCGATATTGATGTCGGGGATGAACAATCCGTTTTAAAGTCCATGTTGCAGCAATACCGGGAGCTGGATGGAAAATTTGAGTTTGATGAGCGCCGTAAATTAGCAATCGCTTTTGCATCAAAGACGGCTATTCCAAAGGGGAAAAAGCTTACGGATATGGAAATGGAGAATCTACTTGATCAGCTTTTTGCTTGCGATGAGCCCTATAAAGATCCCCTTGGTAAACCGGCACTCGAATACATTCCACTTGAAGATATCGAAGCTCGCTTTCGATAA
- a CDS encoding SecDF P1 head subdomain-containing protein produces MIISFQSQAQTERDTVFYEIKPDMIVQTRIVEDEVQVDKYRVLVRLKKEYHSKFEQLTEENIDNFLGVKQDGEILSPSFPVIKAKIPGGRFLLLFDSKEEARKVVNQIKGEDE; encoded by the coding sequence ATGATAATTTCATTTCAATCGCAGGCTCAAACTGAACGAGATACGGTTTTTTATGAGATTAAACCTGACATGATAGTCCAAACAAGAATAGTAGAGGATGAAGTACAGGTAGATAAGTATCGAGTACTGGTGCGACTCAAAAAAGAATATCATTCTAAATTTGAACAGCTAACAGAGGAAAACATTGATAACTTTTTGGGTGTTAAACAGGATGGGGAAATACTATCCCCAAGTTTTCCAGTAATAAAAGCAAAAATACCCGGTGGTCGGTTTTTACTACTTTTCGACTCTAAGGAAGAAGCCAGAAAAGTTGTTAACCAAATTAAAGGAGAAGACGAATAA
- a CDS encoding tRNA-queuosine alpha-mannosyltransferase domain-containing protein yields the protein MNILAVEPFFSGSHKAFLKGLEQYSQHNIIPVNLSYKGRKWRMHGNSVVLAGMAQEIEEEIDLLLVSSMTNLPAFLSLTNPRFANIPKVMYMHENQFTQPMPEGEERDQTYCYLNYLSMLSADRLIFSSKFHRNDFLKALPDFLENYPDDKYYYPVDKIAEKSVVLYPGLDLKRFDQEADNREENNNPVIVWNQRWQFDRNPAMFFRVLNRLNDIDLTFDLILAGDTQHEKPEEFEKAWQRYGRHITHFGYVEDRENYSRLLHNGDIVVSTATYEFFCVAIMEAIYCGCHPLVPNRLHYPELIPESLHKPLLHAPVLYDTEDDLFHYLKDLLTGESKPLPKESLQKINSHLDWSNRIEAFDSMFEECREIDISSALS from the coding sequence ATGAATATTCTGGCTGTAGAGCCGTTTTTTAGCGGTTCCCATAAAGCATTTTTAAAGGGATTGGAACAGTATTCTCAGCATAATATTATCCCGGTTAACCTAAGTTATAAGGGACGAAAGTGGCGCATGCACGGTAATTCGGTGGTACTGGCCGGAATGGCACAGGAGATTGAGGAAGAAATTGACCTGCTTTTAGTAAGTAGTATGACGAATTTACCGGCTTTTCTCTCGTTGACGAATCCTCGCTTTGCTAATATTCCCAAGGTGATGTACATGCACGAGAATCAGTTTACTCAGCCCATGCCCGAGGGGGAGGAGCGCGACCAAACCTATTGCTATCTCAATTATTTGAGTATGCTTTCGGCTGATCGGCTTATTTTCTCCTCGAAATTCCATCGGAACGATTTTTTAAAAGCCCTTCCGGATTTTTTAGAGAATTATCCTGACGACAAATATTACTATCCCGTTGATAAGATTGCCGAAAAGAGTGTAGTATTGTATCCCGGGCTTGATTTAAAACGCTTTGATCAAGAGGCCGATAATCGAGAAGAGAATAACAACCCGGTTATCGTGTGGAATCAACGCTGGCAGTTCGATCGCAATCCGGCTATGTTTTTTCGCGTGTTAAATCGATTAAATGACATAGATCTTACTTTTGATCTTATTTTGGCAGGGGATACCCAACACGAAAAGCCCGAAGAATTCGAAAAAGCCTGGCAGCGATACGGCCGCCATATTACGCATTTTGGATATGTCGAGGATCGGGAAAACTACAGTCGATTATTGCACAACGGTGATATCGTTGTCTCTACAGCGACCTATGAATTTTTTTGCGTAGCTATTATGGAAGCCATCTATTGCGGTTGCCATCCGTTGGTGCCCAATCGCTTACATTATCCTGAACTTATTCCTGAAAGCCTCCATAAACCACTATTACACGCTCCGGTGTTATATGATACTGAAGACGATCTTTTTCACTATCTAAAGGATCTTCTTACGGGAGAAAGCAAGCCTCTACCTAAGGAATCCCTCCAAAAAATTAACAGTCATCTGGATTGGTCTAACCGCATCGAAGCCTTTGATTCGATGTTTGAAGAGTGCCGAGAAATTGATATCTCTTCTGCTTTATCGTAG
- a CDS encoding TonB-dependent receptor: MKKLLHVLMPLAICGLVMLSVTDSVHAQVTTASIEGIVVDQNGEPLPGANVIAIHEPSGTERGVSTRTNGRFTLNNLRVGGPYTVTASFVGFEPQRQDEITLTLGKTHSVRFQLVENVEGLEEVVVTAGTEDINDSRTGAATTIDNAELQNLPTITRSAQDIYRLSPSSDGNSFAGRNDQYNNFSLDGSIFNNPFGLDAATPGGQSNAQPISLDAIDQIQVSVAPYDVTQSGFTGAAVNAVTKSGTNTFKASAFSYYRNEDFTGGTVSGNDIFVPDLTQLQSGISLSGPIVEDKLFFFANFELERRGDLGTNFLAADSPSAIGTGNVSRVLESDLEMVSNLLESRYGYQTGPAQRYSHDTDNNKGILKFDWNINKKHSLTATYNFLDAFREQNAHPSAIGRRGPDATTLQFYNSGYRINNDIQSGIVELRSLFGNKYSNKLQVGYTHFDDSRDPFSEPFPVVNISKDGSRYIVAGHEPFSIHNRLDQKVFQATNNFDIFANDHTITIGSSFEAFLFDNSFNLGAYYIGQPGGTFSGAGIPIEDFQSVINNGALDPAVQNARDVFETNNANDSWALAETNVGQWAVYAQDKWAVKDNLTLTFGLRMDLPLYFNTKEKIRENIERVGGYAPDLTYYDEDGNPIQFDHTKLPDQDPLFSPRFGFNWDVFSDQTLQLRGGSGLFAGRLPFVWIGNQVANPGAGFYQVTSPDFDFPQVWRSNLGIEKTLEGGWLLSTDIIYTKDVNGAIVRNYGFRPPSGNLNGPDNRAYYLPSDYAEDPDGNRVGAFGGPAQNAYVFTNTNKGYSFNWTAEVKKRFDNGLFASLAYNYLDSKDLSSIEAEISSDAFDRNPAFGNVNKPELAPSLYGNKHRFVGQLNKTFNYGDGMWATTVSLFFEYNQGGRYSYTYSGDANGDGSDLNDLMYIPTESELTSYNFSGDATQQEAQRSAFNEYIEQDDYLSSHRGEYMEKYAILSPWNSRWDLRVLQALNLGNNALKFSMDVLNVGNLINSDWGVRQAPVNTQPVGISVDGSQNPTYSFDTDLQNTYTDQFNLASRWQIQFGLRYEFN, from the coding sequence ATGAAGAAACTTCTACATGTTTTAATGCCGCTTGCTATATGCGGATTGGTGATGTTATCCGTCACTGATAGCGTGCATGCACAGGTTACGACCGCTTCTATTGAGGGAATTGTTGTTGATCAGAATGGCGAACCTTTGCCTGGAGCAAATGTTATCGCCATCCACGAACCTTCGGGTACCGAACGTGGAGTCTCTACTCGGACAAATGGACGGTTCACCCTGAATAACTTACGAGTTGGTGGGCCTTATACTGTAACAGCAAGCTTTGTTGGATTTGAGCCTCAACGACAGGATGAAATAACGTTGACGCTCGGCAAAACCCATAGCGTACGCTTTCAGCTTGTTGAAAATGTTGAAGGACTTGAAGAAGTAGTAGTCACAGCGGGGACCGAAGATATTAATGACAGCCGTACGGGTGCGGCCACAACCATTGATAATGCGGAGCTACAAAATTTGCCTACGATTACACGCTCTGCGCAAGATATCTACCGGTTATCTCCGTCATCGGATGGTAATTCTTTTGCGGGGCGTAATGATCAGTATAATAATTTTTCGTTGGATGGCTCTATCTTTAATAATCCCTTTGGGTTGGATGCCGCTACGCCGGGCGGACAGTCAAACGCTCAGCCCATTTCGCTGGATGCTATCGATCAAATTCAGGTATCGGTTGCTCCTTATGATGTAACACAGTCTGGTTTTACCGGTGCGGCTGTTAATGCCGTAACAAAAAGTGGTACCAACACTTTTAAAGCTTCTGCATTTAGCTATTACCGAAATGAAGATTTTACCGGTGGTACCGTAAGTGGAAATGATATTTTTGTGCCCGATTTAACCCAGTTACAGTCAGGAATAAGCCTGAGTGGACCTATCGTTGAAGACAAACTCTTTTTCTTTGCCAATTTTGAATTGGAACGACGAGGAGACTTAGGCACAAACTTCCTGGCGGCTGACAGTCCAAGTGCAATTGGAACGGGAAATGTCTCACGAGTGCTTGAGAGTGATCTTGAGATGGTGAGCAATCTACTGGAGTCTCGTTATGGTTATCAAACCGGGCCAGCACAACGATACTCGCACGATACCGATAATAACAAAGGAATTTTAAAGTTCGACTGGAATATTAACAAAAAGCATTCCCTTACTGCTACGTATAATTTTTTGGATGCTTTCCGGGAGCAGAATGCCCACCCTTCTGCCATAGGACGCCGGGGGCCGGACGCGACAACACTCCAGTTTTATAACTCCGGTTACCGGATCAACAATGATATTCAGTCAGGTATCGTAGAGCTTCGTTCGCTTTTTGGCAACAAGTATTCCAACAAGCTTCAGGTTGGTTATACCCATTTTGATGACAGCCGCGATCCGTTTAGTGAGCCATTTCCGGTGGTAAATATTTCTAAAGATGGTTCTCGATATATTGTTGCCGGGCATGAGCCATTTTCTATCCACAATCGTCTGGATCAAAAAGTCTTCCAGGCTACCAATAACTTCGATATTTTTGCCAATGACCATACGATAACGATAGGTAGTTCTTTCGAGGCTTTTTTGTTTGATAATTCATTCAACTTAGGTGCCTATTATATTGGTCAACCCGGAGGTACATTTTCAGGAGCTGGAATTCCAATTGAGGATTTCCAAAGTGTAATTAATAATGGAGCCCTCGATCCAGCCGTACAAAATGCTCGCGATGTGTTTGAAACAAATAACGCCAACGACAGCTGGGCCTTAGCTGAAACCAACGTTGGGCAATGGGCTGTTTATGCTCAGGATAAATGGGCGGTAAAAGATAACCTTACCCTTACGTTCGGTTTGCGAATGGATCTGCCTTTATACTTTAATACCAAAGAAAAAATCCGGGAAAATATCGAAAGAGTTGGTGGTTATGCCCCCGACCTTACGTATTACGATGAAGATGGAAACCCCATTCAGTTTGATCATACAAAGCTACCTGATCAGGATCCGTTGTTTTCGCCTCGGTTTGGCTTTAATTGGGATGTCTTTAGTGACCAAACCCTTCAGCTTCGTGGTGGTTCAGGACTGTTTGCAGGACGTCTGCCATTTGTGTGGATTGGAAACCAGGTAGCAAATCCAGGCGCCGGTTTCTACCAGGTAACTTCGCCCGACTTTGATTTCCCACAGGTATGGAGAAGCAACCTGGGTATAGAAAAAACGCTTGAAGGTGGATGGTTACTATCGACCGACATAATCTATACCAAAGATGTTAACGGAGCCATTGTCCGAAATTATGGCTTCCGACCTCCATCAGGAAACCTTAACGGACCAGATAACCGGGCTTATTATTTGCCTTCTGATTATGCTGAAGACCCAGATGGTAATAGGGTAGGAGCCTTTGGGGGGCCGGCTCAAAATGCCTATGTGTTTACAAACACCAACAAAGGCTACAGTTTTAACTGGACGGCCGAGGTAAAGAAACGGTTCGATAATGGACTTTTTGCTTCATTAGCATATAACTATCTGGATTCCAAGGATTTGAGCTCGATTGAGGCTGAAATTTCAAGTGATGCTTTTGACCGTAATCCCGCATTTGGTAATGTAAACAAACCAGAATTGGCACCATCACTATATGGAAATAAACATCGTTTTGTAGGTCAGCTTAACAAAACCTTTAACTACGGCGATGGCATGTGGGCAACTACCGTTTCACTGTTTTTTGAATATAACCAAGGCGGCCGATACAGCTACACCTATTCCGGGGATGCCAACGGCGATGGTTCAGATCTCAATGACCTTATGTATATCCCTACAGAGTCTGAGCTTACCAGCTATAACTTCAGTGGAGATGCTACTCAACAAGAAGCGCAGCGCAGTGCATTCAATGAATATATTGAACAGGATGATTACCTGAGCAGTCACCGGGGTGAGTATATGGAAAAATATGCAATCTTAAGCCCCTGGAACAGCCGGTGGGATCTGCGCGTATTGCAGGCCCTAAATCTTGGAAATAATGCGCTCAAATTTAGCATGGACGTTCTCAACGTGGGTAACCTGATTAACTCAGATTGGGGCGTGCGGCAGGCACCGGTTAACACGCAGCCTGTTGGTATTTCTGTGGATGGAAGTCAAAATCCAACCTATAGTTTTGATACTGACTTACAAAACACCTACACCGATCAGTTTAACCTGGCCTCCAGATGGCAGATTCAGTTCGGATTACGTTACGAGTTTAACTAA
- the recO gene encoding DNA repair protein RecO gives MITHTEAIIFKSVDYQESSKIVTAFTHEHGKIALMVRGVKKPKSKFSGLIEIGNILDVVYYYKSSRSVQILSEASYAVKNKNLRADFEKMATMTSAIELISQLLHDNEINKPLFDFSKNLLCWLDSAQLHPPKVFPYIQIRLAELTGIGLQLEVNPQKDETNYLNLESGLITNKQVSSHSYKLTPKQFRFIKIALMAKSSKLFEINFDTGELKQLINYLDRYLKYHVEGLKARKSDAIFEQILQE, from the coding sequence ATGATTACCCATACCGAAGCTATTATATTTAAATCTGTTGATTACCAGGAATCCAGTAAAATTGTTACCGCTTTTACCCATGAACATGGCAAAATAGCCCTGATGGTTCGTGGTGTTAAAAAGCCCAAAAGTAAATTTTCCGGACTTATCGAGATCGGGAATATTCTGGATGTTGTTTATTACTATAAGTCATCAAGGTCGGTTCAAATCCTTTCTGAAGCCAGTTACGCGGTTAAAAACAAAAATCTACGTGCCGATTTTGAGAAAATGGCAACGATGACCTCGGCTATTGAGTTAATTAGTCAGCTATTGCACGACAATGAAATCAATAAACCACTGTTTGATTTTTCTAAAAACCTGTTGTGTTGGTTGGATTCGGCTCAACTACATCCCCCCAAAGTTTTTCCCTACATTCAAATTCGATTGGCCGAGCTTACAGGGATTGGATTACAATTGGAAGTTAATCCCCAGAAGGATGAAACGAACTATTTAAACCTCGAATCGGGTTTAATTACTAACAAACAGGTTTCTTCGCATTCTTATAAGCTGACCCCTAAGCAGTTCAGATTTATAAAAATTGCGTTGATGGCCAAAAGTTCTAAATTATTTGAGATAAATTTTGATACCGGAGAACTAAAACAGCTTATTAATTACCTTGATCGCTATTTAAAGTATCATGTAGAGGGCCTCAAAGCTCGAAAATCGGATGCTATTTTTGAACAAATACTGCAGGAGTGA
- a CDS encoding trypsin-like peptidase domain-containing protein produces MKKSNRYLTGILLILIGIIIGSLFAIFSFYNPVDDRADVEVTEVKHSSQPLFTDEELGKLDARFLFKQVAERVTPMVVYIEASVPFSKSDMPDDEFHDEDSFWGDIIPRRARTVGSGIVISTDGYILTNNHVIDGAEADNIEVVLNDKRTFQGRIVGQDPTTDLAVLKIDARGLPAITIGNSDEVRVGEWVLAIGNPFRLRSTVTAGIVSALSRDVQIINDQMRVESFIQTDAAINKGNSGGALVNTSGELIGVNTAIASQSGNYQGYGFAVPSNLASKVAEDIIEYGHVRRALLGVTIVSVDAEMAEMLDMDSIRGVYVSGVATGSAAAKHDIRSDDVILRVNGETVNESNQLQQKIAVLNPGAIVDLAILRDGKEMSKQVVLGMLERNEEELANRSESPPNDQDSVKPERQNFEKDNKSSQDRKKLNDVSFAEFDLGFRAMAIGEKDKSNKYKILVTDVVDGSTAARIGITEGQQILKVNNQEVEDLESLKHLIVQNSESENKLTIEIQTQSGKIKTLQFQ; encoded by the coding sequence ATGAAAAAAAGTAATCGTTATTTAACAGGGATTCTGCTAATCCTTATTGGTATTATTATTGGCAGTTTATTTGCAATATTTAGCTTTTATAATCCGGTAGATGATCGAGCCGATGTAGAGGTTACGGAAGTAAAACATAGTTCACAGCCACTATTTACCGATGAAGAACTGGGAAAGTTAGATGCCCGATTTCTTTTTAAACAGGTGGCCGAGCGGGTTACTCCGATGGTTGTTTACATTGAGGCCAGTGTGCCATTTTCAAAGAGCGATATGCCAGATGATGAGTTTCATGATGAGGATAGTTTTTGGGGAGATATTATTCCGCGAAGAGCCCGAACGGTTGGTTCTGGTATCGTCATTAGTACGGATGGTTATATTTTGACCAATAATCATGTTATTGATGGGGCAGAAGCGGATAACATTGAAGTTGTACTTAACGATAAGCGAACATTTCAGGGACGAATTGTAGGACAGGATCCTACGACGGATTTAGCAGTTCTTAAAATAGATGCTCGAGGATTACCAGCTATTACTATTGGAAATTCTGATGAGGTAAGAGTAGGAGAGTGGGTATTAGCTATTGGCAATCCGTTTAGACTCAGATCTACCGTTACTGCGGGTATTGTGAGTGCGCTTAGCCGAGATGTTCAAATTATTAATGATCAAATGCGGGTAGAAAGTTTTATTCAAACGGATGCCGCCATTAATAAGGGAAATAGTGGTGGTGCCTTGGTAAATACAAGCGGAGAGCTCATTGGTGTTAACACGGCTATAGCATCCCAAAGCGGCAATTACCAGGGCTATGGTTTTGCAGTGCCGTCTAACTTGGCCTCGAAAGTGGCCGAGGATATTATCGAATATGGACACGTGCGCCGTGCATTACTGGGGGTTACTATTGTTAGTGTTGATGCTGAAATGGCGGAAATGCTGGATATGGATAGTATACGTGGAGTATATGTATCAGGAGTTGCTACGGGCAGTGCGGCTGCAAAGCATGATATCCGCAGTGATGACGTAATATTGCGGGTGAATGGTGAGACTGTTAATGAATCGAATCAACTTCAGCAGAAAATTGCTGTGTTAAATCCCGGTGCGATTGTTGACTTGGCAATATTACGGGATGGGAAAGAAATGAGTAAGCAGGTAGTACTGGGAATGTTGGAGCGTAATGAAGAGGAGTTGGCCAACAGGTCCGAAAGCCCTCCTAATGATCAAGATTCCGTTAAACCCGAACGACAAAATTTTGAAAAGGATAATAAAAGTAGTCAGGATCGAAAGAAGCTGAATGATGTTTCGTTTGCCGAATTTGATTTAGGTTTTCGGGCCATGGCGATAGGAGAGAAGGATAAGAGTAATAAATATAAGATATTGGTCACGGATGTTGTTGATGGTTCAACAGCGGCTCGAATCGGTATTACAGAGGGACAACAAATATTAAAAGTAAACAATCAAGAAGTTGAAGATCTGGAATCTTTGAAGCATCTTATAGTCCAAAATTCTGAGTCTGAGAATAAATTAACTATTGAAATACAAACTCAGAGCGGAAAAATAAAAACATTACAATTCCAATAG